A window of the Microplitis mediator isolate UGA2020A chromosome 5, iyMicMedi2.1, whole genome shotgun sequence genome harbors these coding sequences:
- the LOC130669001 gene encoding uncharacterized protein LOC130669001: protein MYGIKHLHTTRYHRQANGLVERLHRQLESALLCHQESWYDALPAVLLGLRAAWKDDIQTTPAELVYGEPIRLPGELLTPSNKISPHDIINTLKRHFNSFAPAEMLRHGKHSVFCFRNLSTCSHVLVRNDQVGPSFSVPYEGPYRVITRHDKYFIVDFRGRQIAISVDKLKPVYEANSVDTTMMTTNSHPNNTTTETQKRRVRFSI from the coding sequence ATGTACGGAATAAAACACTTACATACCACGCGGTACCACCGGCAAGCCAACGGTCTCGTCGAACGTTTACATCGTCAGCTGGAATCAGCACTTTTGTGTCACCAAGAGTCATGGTATGACGCATTACCAGCCGTTTTGCTCGGCTTACGCGCTGCTTGGAAAGACGACATCCAGACGACCCCGGCTGAATTAGTGTACGGTGAGCCAATTCGTTTACCTGGTGAGTTACTCACTCCCAGTAACAAAATTTCACCTCATGACATCATTAACACATTAAAACgtcatttcaattcatttgcACCGGCCGAAATGTTGCGTCACGGCAAGCATTCTGTTTTCTGTTTCAGGAACCTTAGTACTTGCAGCCACGTACTGGTACGGAATGACCAGGTTGGACCATCTTTCTCAGTGCCGTACGAAGGTCCATATCGTGTCATAACCCGACATGACAAATATTTCATCGTCGATTTTCGTGGACGACAAATCGCCATTTCTGTGGACAAATTAAAGCCGGTTTACGAGGCAAATTCAGTCGACACGACGATGATGACAACAAACTCCCATCCGAATAACACAACAACCGAGACCCAAAAACGCCGAGTCCGGtttagcatttaa